From a region of the Microterricola gilva genome:
- a CDS encoding DUF1697 domain-containing protein, whose product MTRFVALLRGVNVGGISIKSADLAELFRTLGFENVRTVLASGNVVFDVAVTATATDDAALKLRIETALSERFGYDAWIVLEPLSRVESVIERFPFDAGKEGWHPYVLFSSDAASLAELMAAAPTLDPADEIVVEGDGVLYWHCRRAVGVDSAFSKLTAKARFRSSTTNRNLRTLMKLA is encoded by the coding sequence ATGACCCGATTCGTCGCGCTCCTCCGCGGGGTGAACGTCGGCGGCATCTCGATCAAGTCCGCCGATCTCGCCGAGCTATTCCGCACTCTGGGCTTCGAGAACGTGCGCACCGTTCTGGCCAGCGGCAATGTCGTCTTCGATGTGGCCGTCACTGCCACGGCGACGGATGACGCCGCGCTGAAGCTGCGCATCGAGACCGCACTCTCCGAGCGATTCGGCTACGACGCCTGGATCGTGCTCGAGCCGCTCAGCCGGGTGGAGAGCGTGATCGAACGCTTCCCGTTCGATGCGGGCAAGGAGGGCTGGCACCCCTATGTCTTGTTCAGCTCCGACGCCGCATCGCTGGCGGAGCTCATGGCCGCGGCCCCGACGCTCGACCCAGCGGACGAGATCGTCGTCGAGGGGGACGGCGTGCTCTACTGGCACTGCCGCCGCGCGGTCGGCGTCGACAGCGCATTCAGCAAGCTCACCGCGAAGGCACGCTTTCGCTCGTCAACCACCAACCGAAATCTGCGAACGTTGATGAAGCTCGCCTGA
- a CDS encoding YebC/PmpR family DNA-binding transcriptional regulator, with protein sequence MSGHSKWATTKHKKAITDSRRAKAFAKLIKNIEVAAKMGGADLSGNPTLVDAIQKAKKTSVPNDNIDRAVKRGAGLTGESVDYTTIMYEGYAANGVALLIECLTDNKNRAAAEVRTAVSRNGGTMGDPGSVAYNFHRKGVIVVSKTGDLTEDAILDAVLDAGAEEVNDEGETFEILTDPSDMVAARVALQEAGIDYDSADSAFVPSLKIEVDAETARKVFKVIDALEDLDDVQNIYSNFDLSPEVQAELEAE encoded by the coding sequence ATGTCCGGGCATTCCAAGTGGGCAACGACCAAGCACAAGAAAGCCATCACGGATTCGCGCCGTGCAAAGGCCTTCGCCAAGCTGATCAAGAACATCGAGGTCGCCGCCAAGATGGGCGGTGCAGACCTCTCGGGCAACCCGACGCTCGTCGACGCCATCCAGAAGGCGAAGAAGACCTCGGTCCCCAACGACAACATCGATCGCGCCGTCAAGCGCGGCGCCGGCCTCACCGGTGAGTCGGTCGACTACACGACGATCATGTACGAGGGCTACGCCGCCAACGGTGTCGCGCTGCTGATCGAGTGTCTGACCGACAACAAGAACCGCGCAGCGGCCGAGGTGCGCACCGCGGTCAGCCGCAACGGCGGCACCATGGGTGACCCGGGCAGCGTCGCGTACAACTTCCACCGCAAGGGCGTCATCGTCGTGTCGAAGACCGGCGACCTGACCGAGGACGCGATCCTGGACGCCGTGCTCGACGCCGGCGCAGAGGAGGTCAACGACGAGGGCGAGACCTTCGAGATCCTCACCGATCCGAGCGACATGGTCGCGGCCCGCGTCGCGCTGCAGGAGGCCGGGATCGACTACGACTCCGCCGACTCCGCCTTCGTGCCGTCGCTCAAGATCGAGGTCGACGCCGAGACCGCCCGCAAGGTGTTCAAGGTCATCGACGCACTCGAGGACCTCGATGACGTGCAGAACATCTACAGCAACTTCGATCTGAGCCCCGAGGTTCAGGCAGAGCTCGAGGCCGAGTAA
- the ruvC gene encoding crossover junction endodeoxyribonuclease RuvC, whose protein sequence is MAVRVLGIDPGLTRCGVGVVDVEPNRTARLVDVSVIRSAPGDPIEKRLLTVATGLAELLDRHQPDAVALERVFAQHNLSTVMGTAQISGVALFLSAQRGLAVGLHTPSEVKASITGYGAADKAQVGAMVTRILKLAAPPKPADAADALAIAICHAWRTGVSGGTLPGAPGQADGLTPAQKAWRAAESGARMSVAPRSLKR, encoded by the coding sequence ATGGCCGTGCGTGTGCTCGGCATCGACCCCGGTCTCACCCGTTGTGGTGTCGGAGTCGTCGATGTCGAGCCCAATCGCACGGCCAGGCTGGTCGATGTGAGCGTCATCCGCTCCGCGCCAGGCGACCCGATCGAGAAGCGCCTGCTCACCGTCGCAACCGGGCTCGCCGAGCTGCTCGACCGGCACCAGCCGGACGCGGTCGCGCTCGAGCGCGTCTTCGCCCAGCACAATCTGAGCACGGTGATGGGCACAGCCCAGATCAGCGGCGTCGCACTGTTCCTCTCCGCCCAGCGCGGCCTCGCCGTCGGCCTGCACACCCCGAGCGAGGTCAAGGCCTCGATCACCGGCTACGGCGCGGCCGACAAGGCCCAGGTCGGCGCGATGGTGACCCGCATCCTGAAGTTGGCAGCACCGCCCAAGCCGGCGGATGCCGCCGATGCACTCGCGATCGCGATCTGCCACGCCTGGCGCACGGGCGTGAGCGGCGGAACGCTGCCGGGCGCGCCCGGGCAGGCGGACGGCCTCACGCCCGCACAAAAGGCGTGGCGCGCCGCCGAGTCCGGCGCTCGCATGTCGGTGGCCCCCCGTAGTCTTAAGCGGTGA
- the ruvA gene encoding Holliday junction branch migration protein RuvA, with protein MISSVRGLVLSALGSTVVVEVGGVGLAINVTPATALAARIGQELRLHTTLVVREDALTLYGFDSADELAVFELLTGVTGVGPKSGLGVLAVLSPDQVARAVADEDDAAFRKVSGIGPKTAKLIVLSLTGKLAVTAASAPNVARVAPTAIGESVLAALVGLGWSEKVAVQAVEETLAEAGDADKASVAVLLRLALGRLGPAQHTIGGRS; from the coding sequence GTGATCTCTTCCGTTCGTGGCCTCGTGCTCTCTGCTCTCGGTTCAACCGTCGTCGTCGAGGTCGGGGGAGTCGGACTGGCGATCAACGTCACGCCCGCGACGGCCCTCGCCGCCCGGATCGGGCAGGAGCTGCGCCTGCACACGACTCTCGTCGTGCGTGAGGACGCCCTGACCCTCTACGGCTTCGACAGCGCGGACGAGCTCGCCGTGTTCGAGCTGCTCACCGGCGTGACGGGCGTCGGCCCGAAGTCGGGCCTCGGCGTGCTCGCCGTGCTCAGCCCCGACCAGGTCGCCCGTGCCGTTGCCGACGAGGACGACGCGGCATTCCGCAAGGTCAGCGGCATCGGCCCGAAGACCGCGAAACTCATCGTGCTCTCGCTGACCGGCAAGCTCGCCGTCACCGCGGCCAGCGCACCGAACGTGGCCAGGGTGGCTCCGACCGCCATCGGCGAGAGCGTCCTCGCCGCGCTCGTCGGACTCGGCTGGTCGGAGAAGGTGGCCGTCCAGGCCGTCGAGGAGACGCTCGCGGAGGCCGGCGATGCAGACAAGGCGTCCGTCGCCGTT